The Diorhabda carinulata isolate Delta chromosome 12, icDioCari1.1, whole genome shotgun sequence DNA window tcataattatcaaaaactgtgttgatatatcaaaatatgcAAAACTAGAGgcatttttgaaacaaaaataggaGAAAATATGAtccaaaatagacaaaaatattgaattttgaaaaaaattcagcaTTTTCTTAAATATACATCAGATGTAAAGTATTTACTGTTAAAGCtatgttcaaaaaaatgttttggaaaacTGCAGTAAAAATCGGAAATAAAGTATCCGACTCCTTCATAATTAACAGAGGCTTGAAAGAAGGGTGTTCCCCAAAAGTTTtcacaatatatatattttaaaagctctaacaacaacaaaaagaaatgtAAAGGAATATGGATCAAAATCGGTGATGACACCTATTTATACACCGTCCAATTTGCAGAAGATCAGGGATCAGAAATCATTTAGAAAACATGGCACGAATACGGAAAATGGCTACTGTAGATGAACGTAGAGTACAGACCACAACACTCAGTTACATTGTGTGactgtttcgataaccaagttatcgtcttcagggactGAAAGTAAACGCAGAAGCAGATCGAAACGCCATGTGGGCTGGAAATCCGGCAATGTTACTGTATAACTCGAGACCAAAGgctaacaaaatgaaaatattaaaaagtgtaGAAGAATATAGAATACACAACTACCGTAGAAGCTTAGTAGTTAATCAACTTCCGACCTTGGCTAATATCTCAATTACCGAAATTGTTTTGAAGCGAAACTACTAGaaattaccaaaatttaaaaaaaaatcgctgTTAATTACAATATTGagtgaaatataaatatgtattattttaattctaaatctCGCTTTCAACCCACAAAAACAATGTGAGGAAATGACGTATTTAGGTTGAGACCTAAGCGAAAATATCTTACcctgttttaataaaattactcCATATTTTGATAAGTCTCGTGGCTGTGATTTGATCGAATCCATTTGGAAGCGGTACGCTTTGTCGTCtccatatataaaatatatcttctCCATGAGCTACacctaaaataaaacaataacttatcaataaaataatagatgGCATGGCAATGTTACCAGGAAagatatatttagaatatttaacAGCAATCAGTGGTCAAAAAACCAGTCATCAAGTGCGTGTACAAGCGgaagataatatttattatgaaattgaaCAAAGAAGATTGAGACATGAACCAATCAGAAATGGAAACGTTGGAAACTGTCTTATGAGACAAACAAGAAGaaggaagaaaaaattattaatagggAAGCAAACAAATTGGTGAATTTGgtgaataaaagaaatataaaatcaataagACGTAAAAAGTGGAGAGGACTATTGGAAGACTTTTTAGAGAATAAACAATTAAGAAATGAGACAAAGAAGATACAGAAAGAAAgacttattttggaaaataagtCTGAAACGAAATGGAAAGCTATGATGTATGAAAGATAAAATCGATGACATGAAAACGAAACGAAAAACGTTGAAGAAGTATGGAAGAAGATAAACTGAACAAAGATGAGCTTAGATCTTGTCTAATTTTGTCTTTTGAATGAGTTAACAATGGTGACAATCGGCAAACGAAAGTTAGATATATAGAAGACTAGCGCAACAAAAAGTTAAGAGTCTGTCTGAATGATGCAATTATTCTGTGTTATTAGATTATGATCATTTTCTGTCACTGTTCTCATCGTTTCTATAAAATACAGTCCACATCCTCGAAGTTAGATTGAAGGAAACTATTGACAATCCCCACATTTACCAAGACagttgaaaacataaatatatttatctatcctatgatcattattttgtattgaaaatttgtctCTGGAGTGCACATACGATTCTAAATACGATAAGTATTTATTTAGCATACACTAAATGGTACATATTCCAGGCCAATCAGAAAGAGCTGTTACTTAGCTGATACCGACTTTAGCCGAACATTTCGAACGCCAACCAATTAAAGGCGACGAAATTGAAACATAACCCAATTCTTTCAACTGACTTTGTTTCTAGAATTTAGTTGTTCTTGGGATtgcatttttagtttattttagcTGCATAAAAGGTTTATGTGATTTCATTTAtgttttaataactttttcaagcttctagaaacatttttaaagaatttaaagtGATAATAGTTGTCTCATTTTGTctaatttcatgtttaatttttaataaatacaggGGACTTAAAACTTTGTAAAAGAAAATGCACAATGATAAATGTTTATACGCCGATttaagatttatttaattaagtttatttttagaaaaaagaaaacataagaATGTTTGACCACAGCACTCGAAATAAacaaatgttgaaatattttttcaacaatgattTTCTCTATAAGCAATTGTGGATTTTTAGTGTGAACTAAttgaaatttcgatttattttaagtttttcattaaCACTTTATACAGCatatagaataaattaatttttatcactatttatttgaatgaaaagtttttattctcaatttagAATTTTTCCACAGTACACCAACCGGGAACCACCCAAAATGTGTAATAAATATATCGGGAACCAAAGAAATTACACAATTGACGGCTGGTTTTAAGCAGCCaatacattttgtttatctATTTAAATTTGGCGCGTCTCGTCTATAATTGGTGCGATTTTCTGATTGGCCTCGAGTGTGTGCCATTTAGCGTAtgcttatttatttatagtgcAGTCTGCGTTATTTCTTCGCACACCTCACAATCAGAGTGAAATTAGCTTACTTGTACAAGCACATCCATTTAGGTAATTAAGATGACATTGAATTATAAGTAATTAACGATGTTATGAAGGTATCTAAAGCAAAAGAAGTTGTGATAGGATagaaattatgaattataaaaaaagatatagaAATGATACTCACCTTGTACcggttttttaataatcaatccATTTAGTAGTTTTTGTCCAATATCACTTATATATGAAaacgtataaaaatataaagggGTGTGTTTTGACATAAGTTGTACGGTTTTATGCAGTGGTCTTGTGAACTGATCATCGCTagtaaactgaaaaatatttaattgcatAGTTAGTCCAAACTCTATGTGATGATTGTCGACAACAATCTGACTATTCTACtaattgtgaataaatttgGTCGATACACCATTTATTTCCTTTCGTGGGGCTGATAAAATAGACTTCTGCCTTCAAATATAAGAAAGAACAAGAAATTACACGATCTAGAAGGCCTTTgtggtagcagagtttaaacgacaccgtacgatctgcgaagaccagcatcgcagtagtcgatcaaatgaggtgatCACTCCAGAAATGTTGCAGAAAATTCACATTGGAactgcgcgagctagcagacatttcaaaaagtgcggtacttcgcatattaactgaaaatttggacatgagaaagttgtgcgcaagatgggttcTACGTTTGTACACAATGTAACAAAAACAGAGACAtgaagatatttccatcgagtgttttcCATCGGTGGGTATCAAGCAAGTttaaattaagcaaaaacggctgcatttggctaagaaggaAGTGTTATTtaatcaagacaatgcaccagctcacacatccgttattgcaatggtttgaagtttgaattgctatttCATGCATCCtgttcgccagatttagccccctcggattattttctgacTTAAAAAATTAGCTCCATGGTCAAAAATTTTCTCACAACGAAGaggttaatggctattttgggAAGCTTGACGATTCTAGAAAGGGTATCGAAATTATTGAACATCGATGGGAAAAGTGTAGAAGGGAGCTAATAGGACAATTATTTTATAAGATagttgatgaaatattttactCTTACCTCTAGATATTCTTTAATAGTGGATCCAAAAACACTTCCATccttaaaatattgtttaataatatctaaTCCGGCTTCTCGTCTTTCCACTTGTGTACGAATATTCATATGCTCACTAGGAAGTGAGCTAGGACTTATATCATTTATTAAGTTCAAAGgttttaatagttttatacctaaaatattcttgaaatcaTTTTATGTTATAAAACTCACTATTAAGTAAGAAATTGGATACGTTATACACCACTCTCAAGAATATTGTCACCAAGAAGAGACTATTAACCTAGTTAAAGTTGCATTCTACAGTATCTGGATCTTTTAGTTTCGTTAGatggaacaaataaaaactttttcgtGTGTTAAAAATGTTCATACTTACCTCCCGCGAAAAATAACGTTTCCAAAGAATTTATTCCCATCATAATTGGTACTTTGTGAAAATCTCCtttctcaaaacttgagtaaaCGCTTTTCGTAATAAAAGCTCCATTATGATGAGGCTCTATAGTAGGAGCAAAAGGAAAACCAGCCTTAATCACATTTGGAAGAGactaaaaaagtaaatataagaAAGTTCACAATAACGTGTAAATAGCTGTTCTTGTTAAAATGTATGACTGGGAATTTTACTCGagaaaaagcaataataataagatttattttcataaattctaAGCGTTCCTTTTAGTAATATATCTCATAGGGCTAattgggactaaactacaatcataaacaactacgaaaataataaacaaatcagccggTACTTACAAGCTCgattaaagtaaacaaataatagGAATTGACAATACGAAAGAGTAATTTgttaaagtttattattttgaaatttaatgaatgagataggtaaaaacttttgaccgatAGTGTGAATTTCAAAGTCCTTTGgtgatttatttctattgcttTCAGCCAAGTGACTACTGGACTACGAGTCCCGACTCGTTTCAAGCAGTTTATAAACTACTACAAAAtagtttaaaactttttccgaatttatttaattgatattttcatttggggtttttcttttttataccacataaaatttttgatatcatcGGGGGTGCTTAATATCGtactaataatgaaattttgtcgttcttaaataattttaatgctGTTTTTGACTGAGGATACTCAGGCTCATTTTAAAGGGATATATAAACCTTTTCCAAGCTCAAAGTTTTTCCCTTCATGAGTAATAACCATTCCTTAAGAATGGTTAAATATGTATCGATATTGACAATAACGTTTCCTTTCAGACGATCCGGATGGAATGTTTAATTTCTTACAAGAATGGAATCTACTCTGgttaaaatatttgcaaaaaaacaacaaacaaagCTATGTaagagaataaaaaacaaacaagaaaTGTATTGTACTTGTATTCGGATTATAGTGAAAAATTTACCAGTAGTAATAACAATCTAGAAGCGCCTTTGAGAACGTCAACATCAGCTTGCCTCAACAGTTTAATCAATTCCTCTGTGCTTTTTGTTTGTACACCTGCAGCTAATCCATAATCGAAAGCAGTTTTAGCAGGATTATATGTGAATGCCCACGTGCATAAAGGACTACCGCTACTCGATATGACCCCCGAAAACAAACCTCTACTTTCTGGTGATGCCATTTGATACATTACCGAAGCTGCACCTGCGCTTTGACCGGAAATTGTCACACGATTTTTATCTCCCccgaaattttgaatattttcttggaCCCATTTCAATGCGTAATTTTGATCTTTGAGACCGTAGTTGCCAGGACTTGCCATATCTCCTGTACTAAGAAAACCTGAAAGGGAAAAATGAGGTTTTGTTGATAAAACATCCGTTTGTATAAGATAAATTTCATACcataaatacaaaattgtatgatataataaattttgtttagacgttatagttttttcaaagGAATTTTGTATCATTAATATCTACCGTTATTGACCGATTTGATTAATCTAAAACTGGCCgttgaaataatatgaataagtAGATGATTCTGGTGGCAACAAAAACAGAATGAAGCGATATAATTATTTAGAAGTAACGGTAGCAAAGAATATTGGTAGATAGTTGaagtaaaaattaaacaaatataaaaaatttgaaaggtttctaataaactaaaagaaatttGATTACTTACTATATGAACTAAGTTGAACCTACGCAAAGGACAAGGTAATTAGAAATCAAAATTACGATCATAATATGAAACATTTAAAAGGTAGTTATTGTACAATTAGGATATTATGTAAACATAAATATGAAACACAATCCGTATAATTAAACAAAGCGCGAATTGTTTACTATTAGTCTCAAATATAGATCATGAgaggaaatatatataaataattattaagtcAAAAGAGATATTGTACGTGGTCGTATACAGTGGTATACAAAAGTATATAGACCCCATGATCCAGActtactataaaaattttaaacaatccAAAATAAATCGTCGgaatatttaattgttattgTGAAATACTCACCAAATGGTCCTACTCGGTAATTGAATGTAACTGTGATAATATTCTGATTAAGTAAATTTTCTGATCCATAAAAAGAACTGGAGGAATTTCCAAACATAAATGCACCTCCGTAAAACCAAACTAATACTGGTAGCTTCTCCCTTTGCTTATTTGGAAGctataaaacaattttgttaGTTACTATTacagtttatttgaaaatgaatgatAGCACAATTAATATAAACGAGGAAATCATAAATTTCTGTCTAAACTATCGAAAAAATGGGGTAATTTTTATAGATTGAACATATTTACACTACAAAATCTATTCAAATAGCCTTAAACTTCTGAAGGATTGAAATTTCTAATCGCTAAGAAGTGTTAGATAGATTATAGGTTATTTTAGTTACGATTTACATTTCTATTTGTTCAATTGGATCATTTTATGTGCAAAAATGATACTtaattgaataaagtttttCCAGAAATTAAAGTACATTGAacttaatattaaaagtaacaaatttagaaaaacttcGTTCGATATCGTTTAgaaggaaaactaaaaaaaatcgaGAGGTTTAAATCTGGCAAGTCAAAGCAagtcaaacttcaattcattaacGTTGGCCATcgtcttgataaaacaacactttcttcttaatcAAATGCGatcatttttgcttgatttcttcgctcaaacagTCCGCATGATACTCGCCCTTTAAAgtctttcattttttaaaatagtcaatgaaaattatgtaacgtgcatcccaaaaaaccgacgccatgaccttgcctgcagatatAACGATcgttgccttctttggagcggGTTCTTCCTTTTccagtccattgttttaatagtttttttgctTTAGATATAATGTGAAGGACCCACGTTTCATTTATGGTTAAGAAACGTCGAAAAAATTTGGCTTTATCTAACAACAACACTCGTTggaatatgcgatgtaccgcactttttgaaacgtctgctagctcgcgcagtTTCAATatggattttctttaacatttctggagtcgtcacctcatttggtcgaccactgttgataacgaaggagaaGTCTCACCCTGAGTAGAAACTAGTCCAGCTTTTATATAAGTTGGGCTAAGGCTCAAATAAAAGTGTGGTATCATATAataatgaccaattttttccatctaCCGTCTATCTTACCGTACAGAGTCATTTAGAGCTTACAATAAAAATCAGGAAAGAAGTGAATAATGGAAATGGAAGTCCTACTCAGTGAATAATATTTAGAAACGAAAAAATCAATCGCACAGTCCACGGAGTGGTAATAAAGCTGAAATCTATTGGTTACGAA harbors:
- the LOC130900330 gene encoding carboxylic ester hydrolase-like, which produces MFIFIVSILCVSGLTACLEFIPPQKIDKSLVVSTNTGEVQGIQKKTESGSVYWAYQGIPFAKPPMGNLRFRAPEPPSPWRGVLDGTEERSTCVQTVLTLDNDITFYGNEDCLYINVYTPRLPNKQREKLPVLVWFYGGAFMFGNSSSSFYGSENLLNQNIITVTFNYRVGPFGFLSTGDMASPGNYGLKDQNYALKWVQENIQNFGGDKNRVTISGQSAGAASVMYQMASPESRGLFSGVISSSGSPLCTWAFTYNPAKTAFDYGLAAGVQTKSTEELIKLLRQADVDVLKGASRLLLLLSLPNVIKAGFPFAPTIEPHHNGAFITKSVYSSFEKGDFHKVPIMMGINSLETLFFAGGIKLLKPLNLINDISPSSLPSEHMNIRTQVERREAGLDIIKQYFKDGSVFGSTIKEYLEFTSDDQFTRPLHKTVQLMSKHTPLYFYTFSYISDIGQKLLNGLIIKKPVQGVAHGEDIFYIWRRQSVPLPNGFDQITATRLIKIWSNFIKTGNPTPQKEPILNNVIWPIVTSHKNIPYFNIDKNISINYNYRNEQIKFWTYLYRKYGHPPYVTY